The Neodiprion virginianus isolate iyNeoVirg1 chromosome 5, iyNeoVirg1.1, whole genome shotgun sequence genome contains a region encoding:
- the LOC124305813 gene encoding KAT8 regulatory NSL complex subunit 2 isoform X5 codes for MFRVPNATATRIGPGKSSSESQSCSYGSYECKQQSLAGYAYCSRHILEDSSAPYKQCSFVYNSNGRKCQNPALKGDRRDLAYCSEHARRAQLARIKSTSRHSPPQTPETLLLNLSHYVKPTDSSAEDTEEEEGKVKVLDPFAEIDAYRINASGCDVLDYASSSDSDVEPVVVSETLRGAFLDDSEDESLQSSQEDPLNINFLRHAGIFTAEEVIYIAREKLIRLQSLYIDQFRRLHHIFKEKRRKYLHTVKKEKETTCSIHDQPKETAKEKKIYAKLKALNSYHRRSGIEAILYKKSLERRAQQATEGPAQKPPNVTKCIFTEGGVKCGERTLPAARHCRKHILKDQHQVLFKACGAVRADIECHEPVPVVFDSSCVFHMNLPPPLKLESMVFEEAKPVIKEASVLDNQSMEIDVVGETQEIDPDDDMAGLMREMNDAAGKKVAFNDSLNSEASTDTAFSLTAQLSDKDELILI; via the exons ATGTTTCGTGTGCCAAACGCAACTGCAACCCGAATTGGACCTGGAAAGAGTTCATCTGAAAGTCAAAGTTGTTCTTACGGATCATACGAATGCAAACAACAGAGCCTTGCGGGCTACGCCTATTGCTCCAGACATATTTTAGAGGATAGTTCTGCACCTTACAAGCAATGCAGTTTTGTCTACAACAGTAATGGCCGTAAGTGCCAGAACCCGGCATTGAAAGGTGATCGAAGAGATCTTGC GTACTGTTCAGAGCATGCGAGAAGGGCACAGTTAGCTCGCATCAAGTCCACATCGCGGCATTCGCCACCGCAGACCCCGGAAACTCTGCTTCTTAATCTAAGCCACTATGTTAAGCCAACAGATTCTAGTGCGGAGGATacggaggaagaagaaggaaaggtGAAGGTTCTGGATCCTTTTG CTGAAATTGATGCCTATAGAATAAATGCCAGTGGTTGTGATGTCCTTGACTATGCAAGCTCTTCGGATAGCGATGTCGAACCTGTAGTTGTCAGCGAAACTTTACGTGGTGCATTCCTCGACGATAGCGAAGACGAAAGCCTCCAAAGTTCGCAGGAGGACCCACTTAA tattaattttttaaggcACGCCGGAATCTTCACCGCCGAAGAGGTGATATACATAGCAAGGGAAAAGCTCATCAGGCTCCAATCGCTCTACATTGACCAATTCAGAAGGCTGCATCATATATTCAAAGAAAAACGTCGAAAGTACCTGCACAcagtgaaaaaggaaaaagaaacaacct GTAGCATTCACGATCAGCCGAAAGAAACCGCtaaggaaaaaaagatttatGCTAAATTAAAAGCCCTGAACTCTTACCACAGGCGGAGTGGTATCGAAGCTATCCTTTACAAAAAATCGTTGGAGAGGCGAGCTCAg caGGCAACCGAAGGTCCAGCGCAGAAGCCTCCCAACGTTACGAAGTGCATTTTCACCGAAGGCGGAGTGAAGTGTGGGGAAAGAACGCTACCGGCAGCAAGACATTGCCGTAAACATATACTAAAG GATCAGCATCAAGTATTGTTCAAAGCCTGTGGAGCTGTTAGAGCTGATATAGAATGCCACGAGCCTGTCCCAGTCGTTTTCGATTCGTCGTGCGTCTTTCACATGAATTTACCGCCACCTTTAAAACTTGAATCTATGGTG TTTGAAGAAGCGAAACCCGTTATAAAGGAAGCTTCAGTATTGGATAACCAGTCGATGGAGATAGACGTAGTTGGAGAAACTCAAGAAATAGACCCAGATGACGATATGGCAGGATTAATGAGAGAGATGAACGATGCGGCGGGTAAAAAAGTAGCGTTCAATGATAGCTTAAACAGTGAGGCCAGCACAGATACCGCATTCAGTTTAACCGCACAGCTAAGCGACAAAGACGAGCTTATTCTAATTTGA
- the LOC124305813 gene encoding KAT8 regulatory NSL complex subunit 2 isoform X6: MPKKAMFRVPNATATRIGPGKSSSESQSCSYGSYECKQQSLAGYAYCSRHILEDSSAPYKQCSFVYNSNGRKCQNPALKGDRRDLAYCSEHARRAQLARIKSTSRHSPPQTPETLLLNLSHYVKPTDSSAEDTEEEEGKVKVLDPFAEIDAYRINASGCDVLDYASSSDSDVEPVVVSETLRGAFLDDSEDESLQSSQEDPLNINFLRHAGIFTAEEVIYIAREKLIRLQSLYIDQFRRLHHIFKEKRRKYLHTVKKEKETTCSIHDQPKETAKEKKIYAKLKALNSYHRRSGIEAILYKKSLERRAQQATEGPAQKPPNVTKCIFTEGGVKCGERTLPAARHCRKHILKFEEAKPVIKEASVLDNQSMEIDVVGETQEIDPDDDMAGLMREMNDAAGKKVAFNDSLNSEASTDTAFSLTAQLSDKDELILI, encoded by the exons ATGCCAAAAA AAGCAATGTTTCGTGTGCCAAACGCAACTGCAACCCGAATTGGACCTGGAAAGAGTTCATCTGAAAGTCAAAGTTGTTCTTACGGATCATACGAATGCAAACAACAGAGCCTTGCGGGCTACGCCTATTGCTCCAGACATATTTTAGAGGATAGTTCTGCACCTTACAAGCAATGCAGTTTTGTCTACAACAGTAATGGCCGTAAGTGCCAGAACCCGGCATTGAAAGGTGATCGAAGAGATCTTGC GTACTGTTCAGAGCATGCGAGAAGGGCACAGTTAGCTCGCATCAAGTCCACATCGCGGCATTCGCCACCGCAGACCCCGGAAACTCTGCTTCTTAATCTAAGCCACTATGTTAAGCCAACAGATTCTAGTGCGGAGGATacggaggaagaagaaggaaaggtGAAGGTTCTGGATCCTTTTG CTGAAATTGATGCCTATAGAATAAATGCCAGTGGTTGTGATGTCCTTGACTATGCAAGCTCTTCGGATAGCGATGTCGAACCTGTAGTTGTCAGCGAAACTTTACGTGGTGCATTCCTCGACGATAGCGAAGACGAAAGCCTCCAAAGTTCGCAGGAGGACCCACTTAA tattaattttttaaggcACGCCGGAATCTTCACCGCCGAAGAGGTGATATACATAGCAAGGGAAAAGCTCATCAGGCTCCAATCGCTCTACATTGACCAATTCAGAAGGCTGCATCATATATTCAAAGAAAAACGTCGAAAGTACCTGCACAcagtgaaaaaggaaaaagaaacaacct GTAGCATTCACGATCAGCCGAAAGAAACCGCtaaggaaaaaaagatttatGCTAAATTAAAAGCCCTGAACTCTTACCACAGGCGGAGTGGTATCGAAGCTATCCTTTACAAAAAATCGTTGGAGAGGCGAGCTCAg caGGCAACCGAAGGTCCAGCGCAGAAGCCTCCCAACGTTACGAAGTGCATTTTCACCGAAGGCGGAGTGAAGTGTGGGGAAAGAACGCTACCGGCAGCAAGACATTGCCGTAAACATATACTAAAG TTTGAAGAAGCGAAACCCGTTATAAAGGAAGCTTCAGTATTGGATAACCAGTCGATGGAGATAGACGTAGTTGGAGAAACTCAAGAAATAGACCCAGATGACGATATGGCAGGATTAATGAGAGAGATGAACGATGCGGCGGGTAAAAAAGTAGCGTTCAATGATAGCTTAAACAGTGAGGCCAGCACAGATACCGCATTCAGTTTAACCGCACAGCTAAGCGACAAAGACGAGCTTATTCTAATTTGA
- the LOC124305813 gene encoding KAT8 regulatory NSL complex subunit 2 isoform X7 has protein sequence MPKKAMFRVPNATATRIGPGKSSSESQSCSYGSYECKQQSLAGYAYCSRHILEDSSAPYKQCSFVYNSNGRKCQNPALKGDRRDLAYCSEHARRAQLARIKSTSRHSPPQTPETLLLNLSHYVKPTDSSAEDTEEEEGKVKVLDPFAEIDAYRINASGCDVLDYASSSDSDVEPVVVSETLRGAFLDDSEDESLQSSQEDPLNINFLRHAGIFTAEEVIYIAREKLIRLQSLYIDQFRRLHHIFKEKRRKYLHTVKKEKETTCSIHDQPKETAKEKKIYAKLKALNSYHRRSGIEAILYKKSLERRAQATEGPAQKPPNVTKCIFTEGGVKCGERTLPAARHCRKHILKFEEAKPVIKEASVLDNQSMEIDVVGETQEIDPDDDMAGLMREMNDAAGKKVAFNDSLNSEASTDTAFSLTAQLSDKDELILI, from the exons ATGCCAAAAA AAGCAATGTTTCGTGTGCCAAACGCAACTGCAACCCGAATTGGACCTGGAAAGAGTTCATCTGAAAGTCAAAGTTGTTCTTACGGATCATACGAATGCAAACAACAGAGCCTTGCGGGCTACGCCTATTGCTCCAGACATATTTTAGAGGATAGTTCTGCACCTTACAAGCAATGCAGTTTTGTCTACAACAGTAATGGCCGTAAGTGCCAGAACCCGGCATTGAAAGGTGATCGAAGAGATCTTGC GTACTGTTCAGAGCATGCGAGAAGGGCACAGTTAGCTCGCATCAAGTCCACATCGCGGCATTCGCCACCGCAGACCCCGGAAACTCTGCTTCTTAATCTAAGCCACTATGTTAAGCCAACAGATTCTAGTGCGGAGGATacggaggaagaagaaggaaaggtGAAGGTTCTGGATCCTTTTG CTGAAATTGATGCCTATAGAATAAATGCCAGTGGTTGTGATGTCCTTGACTATGCAAGCTCTTCGGATAGCGATGTCGAACCTGTAGTTGTCAGCGAAACTTTACGTGGTGCATTCCTCGACGATAGCGAAGACGAAAGCCTCCAAAGTTCGCAGGAGGACCCACTTAA tattaattttttaaggcACGCCGGAATCTTCACCGCCGAAGAGGTGATATACATAGCAAGGGAAAAGCTCATCAGGCTCCAATCGCTCTACATTGACCAATTCAGAAGGCTGCATCATATATTCAAAGAAAAACGTCGAAAGTACCTGCACAcagtgaaaaaggaaaaagaaacaacct GTAGCATTCACGATCAGCCGAAAGAAACCGCtaaggaaaaaaagatttatGCTAAATTAAAAGCCCTGAACTCTTACCACAGGCGGAGTGGTATCGAAGCTATCCTTTACAAAAAATCGTTGGAGAGGCGAGCTCAg GCAACCGAAGGTCCAGCGCAGAAGCCTCCCAACGTTACGAAGTGCATTTTCACCGAAGGCGGAGTGAAGTGTGGGGAAAGAACGCTACCGGCAGCAAGACATTGCCGTAAACATATACTAAAG TTTGAAGAAGCGAAACCCGTTATAAAGGAAGCTTCAGTATTGGATAACCAGTCGATGGAGATAGACGTAGTTGGAGAAACTCAAGAAATAGACCCAGATGACGATATGGCAGGATTAATGAGAGAGATGAACGATGCGGCGGGTAAAAAAGTAGCGTTCAATGATAGCTTAAACAGTGAGGCCAGCACAGATACCGCATTCAGTTTAACCGCACAGCTAAGCGACAAAGACGAGCTTATTCTAATTTGA
- the LOC124305813 gene encoding KAT8 regulatory NSL complex subunit 2 isoform X3, protein MPKTMFRVPNATATRIGPGKSSSESQSCSYGSYECKQQSLAGYAYCSRHILEDSSAPYKQCSFVYNSNGRKCQNPALKGDRRDLAYCSEHARRAQLARIKSTSRHSPPQTPETLLLNLSHYVKPTDSSAEDTEEEEGKVKVLDPFAEIDAYRINASGCDVLDYASSSDSDVEPVVVSETLRGAFLDDSEDESLQSSQEDPLNINFLRHAGIFTAEEVIYIAREKLIRLQSLYIDQFRRLHHIFKEKRRKYLHTVKKEKETTCSIHDQPKETAKEKKIYAKLKALNSYHRRSGIEAILYKKSLERRAQQATEGPAQKPPNVTKCIFTEGGVKCGERTLPAARHCRKHILKDQHQVLFKACGAVRADIECHEPVPVVFDSSCVFHMNLPPPLKLESMVFEEAKPVIKEASVLDNQSMEIDVVGETQEIDPDDDMAGLMREMNDAAGKKVAFNDSLNSEASTDTAFSLTAQLSDKDELILI, encoded by the exons ATGCCAAAAA CAATGTTTCGTGTGCCAAACGCAACTGCAACCCGAATTGGACCTGGAAAGAGTTCATCTGAAAGTCAAAGTTGTTCTTACGGATCATACGAATGCAAACAACAGAGCCTTGCGGGCTACGCCTATTGCTCCAGACATATTTTAGAGGATAGTTCTGCACCTTACAAGCAATGCAGTTTTGTCTACAACAGTAATGGCCGTAAGTGCCAGAACCCGGCATTGAAAGGTGATCGAAGAGATCTTGC GTACTGTTCAGAGCATGCGAGAAGGGCACAGTTAGCTCGCATCAAGTCCACATCGCGGCATTCGCCACCGCAGACCCCGGAAACTCTGCTTCTTAATCTAAGCCACTATGTTAAGCCAACAGATTCTAGTGCGGAGGATacggaggaagaagaaggaaaggtGAAGGTTCTGGATCCTTTTG CTGAAATTGATGCCTATAGAATAAATGCCAGTGGTTGTGATGTCCTTGACTATGCAAGCTCTTCGGATAGCGATGTCGAACCTGTAGTTGTCAGCGAAACTTTACGTGGTGCATTCCTCGACGATAGCGAAGACGAAAGCCTCCAAAGTTCGCAGGAGGACCCACTTAA tattaattttttaaggcACGCCGGAATCTTCACCGCCGAAGAGGTGATATACATAGCAAGGGAAAAGCTCATCAGGCTCCAATCGCTCTACATTGACCAATTCAGAAGGCTGCATCATATATTCAAAGAAAAACGTCGAAAGTACCTGCACAcagtgaaaaaggaaaaagaaacaacct GTAGCATTCACGATCAGCCGAAAGAAACCGCtaaggaaaaaaagatttatGCTAAATTAAAAGCCCTGAACTCTTACCACAGGCGGAGTGGTATCGAAGCTATCCTTTACAAAAAATCGTTGGAGAGGCGAGCTCAg caGGCAACCGAAGGTCCAGCGCAGAAGCCTCCCAACGTTACGAAGTGCATTTTCACCGAAGGCGGAGTGAAGTGTGGGGAAAGAACGCTACCGGCAGCAAGACATTGCCGTAAACATATACTAAAG GATCAGCATCAAGTATTGTTCAAAGCCTGTGGAGCTGTTAGAGCTGATATAGAATGCCACGAGCCTGTCCCAGTCGTTTTCGATTCGTCGTGCGTCTTTCACATGAATTTACCGCCACCTTTAAAACTTGAATCTATGGTG TTTGAAGAAGCGAAACCCGTTATAAAGGAAGCTTCAGTATTGGATAACCAGTCGATGGAGATAGACGTAGTTGGAGAAACTCAAGAAATAGACCCAGATGACGATATGGCAGGATTAATGAGAGAGATGAACGATGCGGCGGGTAAAAAAGTAGCGTTCAATGATAGCTTAAACAGTGAGGCCAGCACAGATACCGCATTCAGTTTAACCGCACAGCTAAGCGACAAAGACGAGCTTATTCTAATTTGA
- the LOC124305813 gene encoding KAT8 regulatory NSL complex subunit 2 isoform X1, translated as MPKKAMFRVPNATATRIGPGKSSSESQSCSYGSYECKQQSLAGYAYCSRHILEDSSAPYKQCSFVYNSNGRKCQNPALKGDRRDLAYCSEHARRAQLARIKSTSRHSPPQTPETLLLNLSHYVKPTDSSAEDTEEEEGKVKVLDPFAEIDAYRINASGCDVLDYASSSDSDVEPVVVSETLRGAFLDDSEDESLQSSQEDPLNINFLRHAGIFTAEEVIYIAREKLIRLQSLYIDQFRRLHHIFKEKRRKYLHTVKKEKETTCSIHDQPKETAKEKKIYAKLKALNSYHRRSGIEAILYKKSLERRAQQATEGPAQKPPNVTKCIFTEGGVKCGERTLPAARHCRKHILKDQHQVLFKACGAVRADIECHEPVPVVFDSSCVFHMNLPPPLKLESMVFEEAKPVIKEASVLDNQSMEIDVVGETQEIDPDDDMAGLMREMNDAAGKKVAFNDSLNSEASTDTAFSLTAQLSDKDELILI; from the exons ATGCCAAAAA AAGCAATGTTTCGTGTGCCAAACGCAACTGCAACCCGAATTGGACCTGGAAAGAGTTCATCTGAAAGTCAAAGTTGTTCTTACGGATCATACGAATGCAAACAACAGAGCCTTGCGGGCTACGCCTATTGCTCCAGACATATTTTAGAGGATAGTTCTGCACCTTACAAGCAATGCAGTTTTGTCTACAACAGTAATGGCCGTAAGTGCCAGAACCCGGCATTGAAAGGTGATCGAAGAGATCTTGC GTACTGTTCAGAGCATGCGAGAAGGGCACAGTTAGCTCGCATCAAGTCCACATCGCGGCATTCGCCACCGCAGACCCCGGAAACTCTGCTTCTTAATCTAAGCCACTATGTTAAGCCAACAGATTCTAGTGCGGAGGATacggaggaagaagaaggaaaggtGAAGGTTCTGGATCCTTTTG CTGAAATTGATGCCTATAGAATAAATGCCAGTGGTTGTGATGTCCTTGACTATGCAAGCTCTTCGGATAGCGATGTCGAACCTGTAGTTGTCAGCGAAACTTTACGTGGTGCATTCCTCGACGATAGCGAAGACGAAAGCCTCCAAAGTTCGCAGGAGGACCCACTTAA tattaattttttaaggcACGCCGGAATCTTCACCGCCGAAGAGGTGATATACATAGCAAGGGAAAAGCTCATCAGGCTCCAATCGCTCTACATTGACCAATTCAGAAGGCTGCATCATATATTCAAAGAAAAACGTCGAAAGTACCTGCACAcagtgaaaaaggaaaaagaaacaacct GTAGCATTCACGATCAGCCGAAAGAAACCGCtaaggaaaaaaagatttatGCTAAATTAAAAGCCCTGAACTCTTACCACAGGCGGAGTGGTATCGAAGCTATCCTTTACAAAAAATCGTTGGAGAGGCGAGCTCAg caGGCAACCGAAGGTCCAGCGCAGAAGCCTCCCAACGTTACGAAGTGCATTTTCACCGAAGGCGGAGTGAAGTGTGGGGAAAGAACGCTACCGGCAGCAAGACATTGCCGTAAACATATACTAAAG GATCAGCATCAAGTATTGTTCAAAGCCTGTGGAGCTGTTAGAGCTGATATAGAATGCCACGAGCCTGTCCCAGTCGTTTTCGATTCGTCGTGCGTCTTTCACATGAATTTACCGCCACCTTTAAAACTTGAATCTATGGTG TTTGAAGAAGCGAAACCCGTTATAAAGGAAGCTTCAGTATTGGATAACCAGTCGATGGAGATAGACGTAGTTGGAGAAACTCAAGAAATAGACCCAGATGACGATATGGCAGGATTAATGAGAGAGATGAACGATGCGGCGGGTAAAAAAGTAGCGTTCAATGATAGCTTAAACAGTGAGGCCAGCACAGATACCGCATTCAGTTTAACCGCACAGCTAAGCGACAAAGACGAGCTTATTCTAATTTGA
- the LOC124305813 gene encoding KAT8 regulatory NSL complex subunit 2 isoform X2, translated as MPKKAMFRVPNATATRIGPGKSSSESQSCSYGSYECKQQSLAGYAYCSRHILEDSSAPYKQCSFVYNSNGRKCQNPALKGDRRDLAYCSEHARRAQLARIKSTSRHSPPQTPETLLLNLSHYVKPTDSSAEDTEEEEGKVKVLDPFAEIDAYRINASGCDVLDYASSSDSDVEPVVVSETLRGAFLDDSEDESLQSSQEDPLNINFLRHAGIFTAEEVIYIAREKLIRLQSLYIDQFRRLHHIFKEKRRKYLHTVKKEKETTCSIHDQPKETAKEKKIYAKLKALNSYHRRSGIEAILYKKSLERRAQATEGPAQKPPNVTKCIFTEGGVKCGERTLPAARHCRKHILKDQHQVLFKACGAVRADIECHEPVPVVFDSSCVFHMNLPPPLKLESMVFEEAKPVIKEASVLDNQSMEIDVVGETQEIDPDDDMAGLMREMNDAAGKKVAFNDSLNSEASTDTAFSLTAQLSDKDELILI; from the exons ATGCCAAAAA AAGCAATGTTTCGTGTGCCAAACGCAACTGCAACCCGAATTGGACCTGGAAAGAGTTCATCTGAAAGTCAAAGTTGTTCTTACGGATCATACGAATGCAAACAACAGAGCCTTGCGGGCTACGCCTATTGCTCCAGACATATTTTAGAGGATAGTTCTGCACCTTACAAGCAATGCAGTTTTGTCTACAACAGTAATGGCCGTAAGTGCCAGAACCCGGCATTGAAAGGTGATCGAAGAGATCTTGC GTACTGTTCAGAGCATGCGAGAAGGGCACAGTTAGCTCGCATCAAGTCCACATCGCGGCATTCGCCACCGCAGACCCCGGAAACTCTGCTTCTTAATCTAAGCCACTATGTTAAGCCAACAGATTCTAGTGCGGAGGATacggaggaagaagaaggaaaggtGAAGGTTCTGGATCCTTTTG CTGAAATTGATGCCTATAGAATAAATGCCAGTGGTTGTGATGTCCTTGACTATGCAAGCTCTTCGGATAGCGATGTCGAACCTGTAGTTGTCAGCGAAACTTTACGTGGTGCATTCCTCGACGATAGCGAAGACGAAAGCCTCCAAAGTTCGCAGGAGGACCCACTTAA tattaattttttaaggcACGCCGGAATCTTCACCGCCGAAGAGGTGATATACATAGCAAGGGAAAAGCTCATCAGGCTCCAATCGCTCTACATTGACCAATTCAGAAGGCTGCATCATATATTCAAAGAAAAACGTCGAAAGTACCTGCACAcagtgaaaaaggaaaaagaaacaacct GTAGCATTCACGATCAGCCGAAAGAAACCGCtaaggaaaaaaagatttatGCTAAATTAAAAGCCCTGAACTCTTACCACAGGCGGAGTGGTATCGAAGCTATCCTTTACAAAAAATCGTTGGAGAGGCGAGCTCAg GCAACCGAAGGTCCAGCGCAGAAGCCTCCCAACGTTACGAAGTGCATTTTCACCGAAGGCGGAGTGAAGTGTGGGGAAAGAACGCTACCGGCAGCAAGACATTGCCGTAAACATATACTAAAG GATCAGCATCAAGTATTGTTCAAAGCCTGTGGAGCTGTTAGAGCTGATATAGAATGCCACGAGCCTGTCCCAGTCGTTTTCGATTCGTCGTGCGTCTTTCACATGAATTTACCGCCACCTTTAAAACTTGAATCTATGGTG TTTGAAGAAGCGAAACCCGTTATAAAGGAAGCTTCAGTATTGGATAACCAGTCGATGGAGATAGACGTAGTTGGAGAAACTCAAGAAATAGACCCAGATGACGATATGGCAGGATTAATGAGAGAGATGAACGATGCGGCGGGTAAAAAAGTAGCGTTCAATGATAGCTTAAACAGTGAGGCCAGCACAGATACCGCATTCAGTTTAACCGCACAGCTAAGCGACAAAGACGAGCTTATTCTAATTTGA
- the LOC124305813 gene encoding KAT8 regulatory NSL complex subunit 2 isoform X8, producing MPKKAMFRVPNATATRIGPGKSSSESQSCSYGSYECKQQSLAGYAYCSRHILEDSSAPYKQCSFVYNSNGRKCQNPALKGDRRDLAYCSEHARRAQLARIKSTSRHSPPQTPETLLLNLSHYVKPTDSSAEDTEEEEGKVKVLDPFAEIDAYRINASGCDVLDYASSSDSDVEPVVVSETLRGAFLDDSEDESLQSSQEDPLKHAGIFTAEEVIYIAREKLIRLQSLYIDQFRRLHHIFKEKRRKYLHTVKKEKETTCSIHDQPKETAKEKKIYAKLKALNSYHRRSGIEAILYKKSLERRAQATEGPAQKPPNVTKCIFTEGGVKCGERTLPAARHCRKHILKDQHQVLFKACGAVRADIECHEPVPVVFDSSCVFHMNLPPPLKLESMVFEEAKPVIKEASVLDNQSMEIDVVGETQEIDPDDDMAGLMREMNDAAGKKVAFNDSLNSEASTDTAFSLTAQLSDKDELILI from the exons ATGCCAAAAA AAGCAATGTTTCGTGTGCCAAACGCAACTGCAACCCGAATTGGACCTGGAAAGAGTTCATCTGAAAGTCAAAGTTGTTCTTACGGATCATACGAATGCAAACAACAGAGCCTTGCGGGCTACGCCTATTGCTCCAGACATATTTTAGAGGATAGTTCTGCACCTTACAAGCAATGCAGTTTTGTCTACAACAGTAATGGCCGTAAGTGCCAGAACCCGGCATTGAAAGGTGATCGAAGAGATCTTGC GTACTGTTCAGAGCATGCGAGAAGGGCACAGTTAGCTCGCATCAAGTCCACATCGCGGCATTCGCCACCGCAGACCCCGGAAACTCTGCTTCTTAATCTAAGCCACTATGTTAAGCCAACAGATTCTAGTGCGGAGGATacggaggaagaagaaggaaaggtGAAGGTTCTGGATCCTTTTG CTGAAATTGATGCCTATAGAATAAATGCCAGTGGTTGTGATGTCCTTGACTATGCAAGCTCTTCGGATAGCGATGTCGAACCTGTAGTTGTCAGCGAAACTTTACGTGGTGCATTCCTCGACGATAGCGAAGACGAAAGCCTCCAAAGTTCGCAGGAGGACCCACTTAA gcACGCCGGAATCTTCACCGCCGAAGAGGTGATATACATAGCAAGGGAAAAGCTCATCAGGCTCCAATCGCTCTACATTGACCAATTCAGAAGGCTGCATCATATATTCAAAGAAAAACGTCGAAAGTACCTGCACAcagtgaaaaaggaaaaagaaacaacct GTAGCATTCACGATCAGCCGAAAGAAACCGCtaaggaaaaaaagatttatGCTAAATTAAAAGCCCTGAACTCTTACCACAGGCGGAGTGGTATCGAAGCTATCCTTTACAAAAAATCGTTGGAGAGGCGAGCTCAg GCAACCGAAGGTCCAGCGCAGAAGCCTCCCAACGTTACGAAGTGCATTTTCACCGAAGGCGGAGTGAAGTGTGGGGAAAGAACGCTACCGGCAGCAAGACATTGCCGTAAACATATACTAAAG GATCAGCATCAAGTATTGTTCAAAGCCTGTGGAGCTGTTAGAGCTGATATAGAATGCCACGAGCCTGTCCCAGTCGTTTTCGATTCGTCGTGCGTCTTTCACATGAATTTACCGCCACCTTTAAAACTTGAATCTATGGTG TTTGAAGAAGCGAAACCCGTTATAAAGGAAGCTTCAGTATTGGATAACCAGTCGATGGAGATAGACGTAGTTGGAGAAACTCAAGAAATAGACCCAGATGACGATATGGCAGGATTAATGAGAGAGATGAACGATGCGGCGGGTAAAAAAGTAGCGTTCAATGATAGCTTAAACAGTGAGGCCAGCACAGATACCGCATTCAGTTTAACCGCACAGCTAAGCGACAAAGACGAGCTTATTCTAATTTGA